From one Deltaproteobacteria bacterium genomic stretch:
- a CDS encoding type IV toxin-antitoxin system AbiEi family antitoxin, with the protein MYASRAPHARDLIADLAAHGRHHFTAAELRAALRVSGAAARRALSRLAAKGEIASPARGFHVIVPPEYRRLGCLPADQFIPSLMEHRRVPYYAGLLSAAQYHGSAHHRPQAFQIVLGRSRPAIACGSVRVAFVARRNVGEVPVQNFNTPRGTILVSTVEATALDLVGYMRHAGGVDRVAGVLSELGGEMDPERLVVAANSAPVLWAQRLGYLLEHVGAGDRAVLLKEHVRKSARNFTKLIPSASADAAPRSRDWRLHVNAVVEPEA; encoded by the coding sequence ATCACTTTACTGCGGCCGAGCTTCGGGCCGCGTTGCGCGTTTCCGGCGCGGCCGCAAGACGGGCTCTGAGCCGGTTGGCAGCCAAGGGCGAAATCGCAAGCCCGGCGCGCGGTTTCCATGTCATCGTACCGCCGGAATACCGGCGGCTTGGCTGCCTGCCCGCGGACCAGTTCATCCCTTCCCTCATGGAGCACCGGAGGGTTCCGTACTACGCGGGGCTCCTGTCAGCCGCCCAGTACCATGGCTCGGCGCATCATCGTCCGCAAGCGTTCCAGATCGTCCTTGGCAGGAGCAGGCCGGCTATCGCGTGCGGTTCGGTCAGAGTGGCCTTCGTTGCCCGCCGGAACGTGGGCGAGGTTCCGGTCCAGAACTTCAACACCCCGCGCGGGACCATTCTGGTGTCGACGGTAGAAGCAACGGCGCTCGACCTCGTGGGCTACATGCGTCACGCCGGAGGAGTCGACCGGGTGGCGGGTGTTCTGTCCGAGCTCGGCGGGGAGATGGACCCGGAGCGCCTGGTGGTTGCGGCGAATTCGGCGCCGGTCCTCTGGGCTCAGCGGCTGGGCTACCTCCTCGAACATGTCGGCGCCGGCGACAGGGCCGTTCTCCTGAAGGAGCACGTGCGGAAAAGCGCTCGAAATTTCACGAAGCTGATACCGTCCGCCAGCGCTGACGCTGCCCCGCGGTCCAGGGACTGGCGGCTGCACGTCAACGCCGTCGTCGAGCCGGAAGCATGA